The DNA sequence TGCAGTGTTTATAAACAGCAGCCCTGTGGTTATCATCAGTCCATAAATCAGCTTCACGTGAGAGTCCCGGAACATTGAGGCAGCAGGCGATTTGACGATCTCCTTATCCTCCTTCATTTTCTTGAAAACCTTCGTCTCCTTTGAAAATGCTCTTATGACGAATGTGAGAGCACCTGGTATTACTGCTGTGAAGAACAGGAATCTCCATCCATAGGCCGCAAAGTTGGCCGGACCAAATATTCCTGTAAGCAGAAGGTCCACAAAAACTATCAGGAAATAACCAGTCCCGTATCCGCTCTGCATAAATGCACCGACAGGCTCTCTCTTAGCAGGAGGTACGCTTTCCATCGCAAGAGCAGCACCACCTCCATATTCTGCACCGGCAAAAAGGCCTTCAGTGAATAGAATTACGTAGAGCAGGACTGGGGCAAATATTCCTATTTGGCTATACGACGGTATTAGTCCCTTTGAAGCCGAGAATAGGGTAAAGCCGATAATGGACATCGTAAGGAGTGTCTTCCTTCCTATTCTGTCACCCAGGAAATTTCCAAGTACAAGAGATCCTACAGACCTTGCAACTGCTCCAAAGGTCACCGGAAGCAGAGTCAGTATGAGGGCAGCATAACCCAGGCTGGCCGGGAAGAATATCTTGCTCATGTCAACGGCAACAAGAAGATAAGCTATTGACGTGTATCCGTCTATAAGCCAGCCTCCCCAGGCCGCAAGCACCTGTGATAGTTCCCTGAAGGTCAGTCCCATCATGGCAATTCGAGATTTTTCACTTTCCATACAAACACCATATTTTTCTTATCCAAACCAGCTTTTC is a window from the Thermoplasmatales archaeon genome containing:
- a CDS encoding shikimate transporter, with translation MESEKSRIAMMGLTFRELSQVLAAWGGWLIDGYTSIAYLLVAVDMSKIFFPASLGYAALILTLLPVTFGAVARSVGSLVLGNFLGDRIGRKTLLTMSIIGFTLFSASKGLIPSYSQIGIFAPVLLYVILFTEGLFAGAEYGGGAALAMESVPPAKREPVGAFMQSGYGTGYFLIVFVDLLLTGIFGPANFAAYGWRFLFFTAVIPGALTFVIRAFSKETKVFKKMKEDKEIVKSPAASMFRDSHVKLIYGLMITTGLLFINTATFSFYPILGGAGFLNLGSGLLDALLLINFVSLIGVWSGGYLARKSGSRRIPMLIFSLIFTVPSAAFVIFGYSSNIFVFAFVFSIQAFIEAMIFSALPAFLAETFSKKYRSTAVGLVYNGGAIFGGTAIVLLTAPAKLVNLKLLWIVELYVASALLVSGLLLSRSYEKRGGDVIEL